CCTGCGGGTAAtgcagaagaaaaagaacTGGGTTGTCAACAAAATGTTAAATTGACAGGATTGCAActtaagaaacaaattttttgggCGTTGTTAGCAAAGAAAGCTTTTtatgctaaaaataatcgagggATATTAATTGGAATGGTGTGTATTGAAAGAATTGTATGTAGGGTGAACCATACTTGCAATTGCagtagttatttttttatcactacaaaaaattattttacaggTTTTTGGAACTTTGATTGCAGTAATATTAATGCCGATTTTTGCTATGAAAGTGACCAGCAGCACAAATTACCGACCGCTCAGTCTTAGTATCTATCCGAATTCGGAGGCTCTGATATATAACGAAGATGAAAACCTGGCAAACACATATGCAGCGGTTATTGAAGGCCAGGGGGGTACAGCAACTTTGTTAGGATCTGAAGTTAATATACTCGATGGTTCGTTGATATACTATTCTTCAGATATAATATTGAGATTCTCATTTCATCATAAGTATGGGCATAAATTGACTTGTGCTGAGTTTGTCTACCTTTCTCAGTTATCACTTAATGAACTGTTGATGTTACCTTTCAGCACTACTGGAGAAAGCTACAGCAGGCATTGTATATTACAGGAACAATATAGTCGTCTCTGCAGAATTTGATTCAACTGGCGAGACTATTACAGCAAATGGTCTTTATTCTGGTAGTGCGACATTGAGTGCACCAATAAGTGTCAATGTAATCTCGAATTCACTTTTAAAGACGTTCGCGAGTGATGCATACTCGATCACagcaaatattgaaaacttgcCAAAATCATTGGTCGACTATCTCTATGATGAGTTTACAATAAAGTCGGATAATCTGTTGcaaatgatgttgtttataagcgtttttttcatcgctgttgGGTTGTTTGTCATTAATCCACTGATGGAAGTTACTACTTCTGTTAAACAACTTCAACGAATGACAGGAGTCTCATCCATGTTGTACTGGGGAACTATGTTCATTTTTGATTATGGCATTTATATCATAGCGACGATTGTCACAGTACTAGGATTTGTGATAATggatatcatttttcaatcaaaaacaTATTACAGTGTGGAAATTGGTATGTTTCATTATTTAGATTCAACACTTTTCTCTTAAAGGACGGTTGTCTTGTTGTGAGATGATTAAATGTGATTGATGTTCCAGGAATTCTCTCATTGCTATTACTTCTTTTTGGTATCAATCTCCTACTGCTGGCCTACGTATTTAGTTTCACACAAAAACCGCTCTATGTAGTACTTTTAATCCTCTGTCTCGCGAATATTATAATTGGTGAGTTAAATTTTTGGTACAGTGATTTATGTTTGCCAACCTGTTCGCAGTAGATAATTGTTACATTTTATTGCTTCTGATTTTCACAGCGGAAATTCAGGTGTTTATAAACTTGGCATTGGAATACATGGAGTCATATGGTGTAGGTTTTTTACTTCAACGAAGACTATTTTCGTTGTTGCCCCATGTCAGCTTCACTTTTGGATTCTCGAAATTCTTGGACGTAGCGGCTAACAATGCCAGATGCCGCGGGTTGCCAAACAGTTTTGGTCAAATAGCTTGTCTCCTTCAGGACCCCTGCTGCAGTAAGTGTTTATTATTTAGTTGAGTGATCATAAAGCTAGAAGGATATTTGCTGACTCACAAATTCAGATGTTATCATGCAGCGTCCGTACATACAATTTGTacaacttttattatttttcagatttagATTGCGCAGACGGCAAGTGTAATGCCAGAGTTCCATATTTTGGTGACTTTACTGCAGATGCTGGATTAGAAGAGTTCGTATTGTATCTGGCATTGACACCAATTGGTTTtctgatgattttatttttactcgaaCATCGAGCATTTGGAAAGTTGATATCTAAGATGAAATCTTCTGAAACAGTAGGTTTAAGTGATACCGAAACTATCGATAGTGATGTTGTAAATGAAAAGCGAATTGTACAGCAAGCGATTAATCAGCGTAAGTGGAATCATTTCATTCGTTCAACAAAATTACACAAGTCAAGAAACAGTATCAGCTAACTTAATGGTATTGTAGAAAACAtagtttttatatttaataataactGTAACAGGTGAAcaagattcaaattttgaagatgaaaatgttttcttaGCTTACGAGTTAAGTAAACGTTATGGAAAACTTCAAGCAGTGAAAGAAGTCAATTTTAGAGTCATGAAAAATGAATGCTTCGGTTTGTTGGGTGTTAATGGAGCTGGAAAAAGTACTACATTTCGAATGTTAGTTGGCGAGGATGTACCCACAAGTGGTATTCTTATTCGTGGTCGTAACAATATCAAAATCAATCGTCAGCAGGTAAAGATTGGAATTACCATTCTCCTTTCATCCAAAATAAGTAAAATTCTTACAGGGCATgaatcatgataaaaaaaattattgaaatcccTAATTTTAGTACTTAGCAGGAATTGGATACTGCCCTCAAATCAACGCTTTGATCCCATCTTTTAATGCCTATGAACATCTATTACTTTTCGCCCGCTTAAGAGGCGTGCCAAAGGCTGAGGTTGATTCAGAAGTTCAACTATGGATTGACAAGTTGCGTGAGTAGAACTGGTATTTTCATGTATACGTTTTCGCGGATATTTAgcaaaatatttggaaaattcttAGGCTTTcatcatttgaaaatttttggaaaaatgaatGCGAAAAACGTGTATCAACTTGTATTCTAGTGTTATActtgatgaaaagaaaaaaaaaaaacacttcatATTGATGAAACATTACTTCATCCTGGTTGTAATGTCATTAACATAATACATTGTATTGGTATccattataaaaatagaatgcTTATAGGATTGAACAAACATGCTAAAAATATGAGCAAAACCTATAGCGGAGGCAATAAGAGACGGTTGAATATTGCAATGGCATTAATTGCGAATCCGGAAATGGTGTTGCTGGATGAACCAACAGCAGGTGTGGATCCAGGAGCGAGAAGGTCATTGTGGGGCGTTCTTCAGAGTTGTCAAAATTCTGGACAAGCTATTATATTAACTTCGCACAGGTATTTTAACTGATATTTTACTCTTGATTCAATTCtagtttttataaataattgaaaatttttttcagtatggAGGAATGTGAAGCTTTATGCAACCGATTACTAATCATGGTTCGAGGCCAATTAGTTTGCGTTGGAGCTAGTCAGCAGTTGAAACAGCGTTACGGAGCTGGCTACGATATAAGCATAAAATTAAACCCGGAAAGATCGGAAGAGGAGCAcaaaaagattaaagaaaaaatccaATCTTCTCTTACCTGTGAATTACGTGATGAACATCCGGTAAGTATCACATTTCGCCGTCTTATCACCAGAGTGTTCATAATAGTAAGGCGATTACTGAAACGATCTGTAATATTTTACAGGGATATCTATTCTATCACATACTTGATAATCGGACAACCTGGGTGAAAATGTTTGGAATAATGAATACATTGAAGTCACAGCACAGCTGTATCGAGGATTTCACTGTATCCTCGTCGACATTagaacaattatttatacagtTTGCTAGATCTGCTTCAGGATCTACGACTGTACCTAATGGAGTAACTAACGTTTTAACTAACGTATAATACAGTATCGTGAATAAGTACAAACTCAGTATTATACTAAACTTTGATCTCtacattttttactcaaagTGGAGATGCATCTTAACTTGTTAACGTGACATATTCAATGTATAAAATACTACAGCTGTTAGAAAACTTGATAAAGACTAGTAACAAACTGTTGAGgctaatttgtatatttaattaaataataagtAATCAACTACGGTAGGTTATAATGTcagaattatatttaaatcgAATGAAGTGTACAATAAGCGTTAAAATGattgattaaaaatgaaacaaaaatcccAAAACTTTGGCCATTTCTGTTCCGTTATTTACGGCCATGTGATTAATTCATCGTAAAGATAAGCTGTAAGAAAAATACTGGATAACGTGATTGCACCTAAAAGTGTATAGCTCAGTTATGCGCagtggaatttttcaattgctCGAAATAGAGAatacattgattttttatactaATATCTAATGggactaattgtaagcaacCTGAAGTCtgcttatatatgtatataggtaaaTCTTAAAGTAAGTCTCAGTAACTCGTGTTTTATACGACTGCAAGTATAGCTTATCAGTaagtattataattgaattattttcggTGATGGTGTTTCATTACAATCCGGTGAGCGTGTGCAATTTCAAGGTATAACAATTTGGCATGAACTATTATGTTTGCATTTCACGATTGCTCCGGATGGTGCAGTTATAATAAATAGTATAAGCTTGACAGTATCCAAAAATGATGGCACTGAAACGTATGGTTCTATCAGTTATCATTTCGTTACTTGACGTAACGTCGAGCTTCCTCGAAGCCGATGATTTACAGGAGTGTATCAGTTCGCAAAGAGTTATAGGCGGGTATTGCATGCCGATTACTGATCGACCGTTTCAGGTAAGTTCACACTAACTGATATGGACTCTACTACGAGGTGTATTGTTTTTAGAGCTACTTTTAAGAAATTTGGTCAAACTGGAGTTTACGGACTTAACGTTTTCTTGCTTTTATTATTCCACACGTCACGAAATCAGATCCGCGGATTTGATGTGGAAGTGttttaggatttttcaaattccaacAATTTCGATGACGAAGATCTATCTGCTGTTAAAATCTTAAGGGAcatgtaaaattgaatataccGGTCAAGACCGAAGACGCGATTATTCATTTTGACCAACACTGCAACCATTGTTATTAATCAACTTTGACGATGTTGTAGCTGTTACGATTTTTATCTAATTTAAGTACGATAATGGCGAGTTTTtggaattttaaatttgaattatcatgaataattattaatggAACATACATAATCTAACGTGGTATACACAGATTCAGTAGACATTTTGAAATgttaaaaattggaaatgatTATTGGAAGATACGGATTTGTGATTTCTTGTATACGACGTATTAATTttgcttcatttttatttttattaactaTTCCGTTTGTCTAGGCATTGTTGCTTGTTGATAACCATGAAAAATGTGGCGCAGTGATAATATCTGAACGTTGGATTATAACGGCTGCCCATTGCGTTTATGGTTTATCTGCAAAACAAATTACTGTTGCGGTTGGATCTTCGAAAATTGGAGGAATCGATCAGCTTACTTATGCAATCGATACGGTTGTTCTACATGAAAAGTAAGCCTCGCTACTGTATCGTAAAATGTTTAATTTAATCTGGATACtgcaacgaaaatttttaataatttaatatacgagattcaaaaaaatgccaCAAATTTCGCATTGCATTTAGTCAGCTTGTagaaaagtataataaaatattagtgaaaaagtGGTAATGTTTAATCCTTCTAAACAAGTTTAAATAAATCTATATctgtaatattataaaaatcgtTTTTACAGCTTTATTTCTAACGAGGTGACGATGGAAAATGATATCGCTCTATTGAGGACGATAAATGCTATAGAATACAGTTCCAGGGTGCAACCGGTGCCTTTAAATCGTGTTTCACCGCAGCCAAGCGATGAGACTGTGGTTTCGGGATTCGGTGTGACGAATATTGACAAGAGCGTAACGTCAAATTACCTGATGGCCGTTGGTGGTAAAGTGATTGAGAGGAATGCGTGCAGATCCTTACTGAAGAACGCCGAGCCCCAATTGGTATTATCAAACGGGAGTTTTTGCGCAGGAGTTTTGAACGGGGGAAAGGATTCATGCCAGGGAGATAGCGGTGGTCCGCTTACGATTAGTGAGTACTATTGTATATAGAATATTGGTCCTTCCTGATTCAGAATCATAATGTGAATGTCAAATCGAGGCGTGTAAAAGAAGCTCGATCGTCTACCCATCGACTTCCCATCGCTTATCGCGCCTTGGGAATTAAGATTGAAGACTTTTTCGTATAACAGTTTTTACTATTACCTCGTGTTTTGCCACCTCGCGTTAGTCAAGAGTAATATCGCAGTAACAAATTTGATTAATTCTTATTGGCTTTTTGACTCGTAATTAGTAGtaacttaaaatttttgactCCTTGGTAGTAGGCGTTTGAAAACTTTCTTCCGTGAGGtctgattacaaaaaaaaaaaatcaatatggATATTTCCTCCAGGCAATGTTTTGGCGGGTGTAGTGTCCTGGGGTTTTGGCTGTGGGCAAGTAATGATGCCCGGTATTTACACGGACGTGTCATATTACTTTGATtggattttggaaaatatgaACTCTGCCCCGGTGGACGAGTGAAAAGGTGGGCTGAGGACCAAGACAGTAACCGAGtataatgtaattaataaaatacatGTGAAGTCTCGTTAATAGTCTTGTCAAGCGGGTATCGAAGCTCCTAATTGCAAAACTTCTAGGGGTCAAAAAGTCTGAATGGTAATGACAGGCGATTCTTGGTGCGCTAATTATTGTTCGTTAGTAAACAAATAGAATAAAAGTTGGTGAAGCCTTTTATTGGATGATGTGAGTGACCAAAATGATGCTTTTTTTATAGTTCATTGGTTTACTGTTTTATCCTTAAGTTATGtgtaattataacgatatcaTCCAATCGAACGATAGTGTCTGGTACGGTTTAAGCTGTATCAAGCAATGGATGCTTCGGAATTCGgcgaaatttattaaaagtgTTAACTACGTAGCGTTTATGGTTCTGAGAAAGTGTAAAACGTATTATAAGATATAGGCGATAATCGGGagttaataaattatactacCAGGTACAGGCGACGGTTGATATGTACGCAATGTACGTATGGTTAATAAGTATTTGGTACGGCTGCTGACGATCCGATTCGTCAATGCATAGCGTACAAAACGCGCGGTACGATAACGCGCTCCGTGCTATAAGTCAATTGCCATGTACGTTCGTGCTATAAAGTACCATTTCAATTTCCTTAGCAGTTCTTTTTAGCACGTTTTAAAATGCTACTGTTACTACATCTCGTTCTGAACAGTGTTGGAACGTTAGCTTCTGGTTTTCAGGGATTGGAGGTGAGGATCGTTGGTGGACAAGTTGCATCGATTACTAATCGTCCCTTTCAAGTAAGTTACAGAAACATTAATAAAGTCAGTTACGTATCGATGACGAAGTCGCGATGATCCTCACAAAGACTGAGAATTACCTTATATCATTCCATGAGGTGTAAGCTTTTATCAAAACTGTCCTTCGTTTAGTACCTCTTATCCATCCTTTTTGATGCTTCTTGGTTCTTTGCATTGTCATACAAACGTTACGTGACTTCGGGGTGAAGTGATTCGGCACAGTCTTGCTACAATAGAGAGCGCGAAGCCATCAGGGCTGAAAATTCCGGTCATACCATCCAGATACTTGAGCATTAAAATCGGTTCTTTAGATATTGATTTACCGCAAAACTCCTAAATTCACGATTCCTGGCTGCGGAGGTTCCATCATTACTCGTCGTTGGGTGGTGACAGCAGCTCACTGCATCGCTCGAGTAGCTGTTAACGAGACGCTCATCCGAGCAGGGTCAGACGACATCGATAATGACGAGGGTGCGGTGTGGTATAGCGTTTCAAGGACCGTTATCCACAACGAGTGagtgaatttttccattttttatgtTTACCTTCAAACTAAAAACATTTTATGGGATAAATGAATTTACGGCTATTCCTATGATACGAACACCGACCTCTACTTGGTATACAGATTCAATGGTATTGAGTGGGCAATGACCCACGATATCGCGATGCTGATGACAGCTTCAAACATCGTATTCGGTCCAACAGTAGCACCTATTCCAGTGCGGACAAAAAGCCCCAGACCATCGACTCTGGCCCTCGTTTCAGGTTTCGGTGTCGTTGCGGAGGGCGATGAGACTATGTCTAAG
Above is a genomic segment from Neodiprion pinetum isolate iyNeoPine1 chromosome 1, iyNeoPine1.2, whole genome shotgun sequence containing:
- the LOC124210856 gene encoding phospholipid-transporting ATPase ABCA3 isoform X2 yields the protein MGDGWRIMYLLLHKNLIIRKRHWIGTIAEVVTPACIIAIIMALRTLIPSGTTVVTNSTIYPVQNRTYLESNFFPDLLRIFYLPQNDFTTSLMENSTECLGIASSQLYGFDTESTMLEGYEAQQAQDLTISVLVVVFEGTVGDSVQNLVYTMKTSRSLKSSLVDSDYGMPSTVADTLIDEIPFVALQMCVDDSFISRVAPAYAEQMPTRSLQKMPYPPYESADLSELFFRDTIGTWAAIMFIVTLYLVPSYITTEKDTGVNALLKMNGVKTYQNFLSWLIIGFVLGTVAVLLITIVVKVYFTSSQLPFYYYSNGFIFWMAILINFIHTYAFCLHVASYFTKARIAQATMMLIVFVVLQVVNQLETNELYSVLPYLGFLFPTAAAMRIFDEFNSYDNLLIGVQWNNLFLTEHEVLGFDGTLGFIMIFSIVATIFHFLIALYLDAVLPGKYGVGKSPFFFLKAFKKNKVNNGQSNDVVLNGASNGQPKVLEHVAEGALTPGIQIRNLEKTYTIGYLKSQTVQAVRGISLDFYKGQITALLGHNGAGKTTTMSILTGLTSPTSGTVLVNGKNINSDMQAIRDDLGMCPQENMLFSDLTVMEQLQLFGLLKQKTKTRDEVIHDVEELLVKLKISEKRNALPKHLSGGQKRRVCLGMALVGNASTLILDEPTSGMDPETSRVTWEIILKFRKQKTIIITTHSMEEADVLGDRIAIMHNGNMKCYGTSMFLKKFYGKNYQEVTLSIESWYDRGKIQAIVGTDAKIDTSTYGRIVISIPMTDSLPETLDKIELMKAELGISGVSVSMITLEQVFLKAAEEEDEKEKKEDEKNEEISVPAGNAEEKELGCQQNVKLTGLQLKKQIFWALLAKKAFYAKNNRGILIGMVFGTLIAVILMPIFAMKVTSSTNYRPLSLSIYPNSEALIYNEDENLANTYAAVIEGQGGTATLLGSEVNILDALLEKATAGIVYYRNNIVVSAEFDSTGETITANGLYSGSATLSAPISVNVISNSLLKTFASDAYSITANIENLPKSLVDYLYDEFTIKSDNLLQMMLFISVFFIAVGLFVINPLMEVTTSVKQLQRMTGVSSMLYWGTMFIFDYGIYIIATIVTVLGFVIMDIIFQSKTYYSVEIGILSLLLLLFGINLLLLAYVFSFTQKPLYVVLLILCLANIIIAEIQVFINLALEYMESYGVGFLLQRRLFSLLPHVSFTFGFSKFLDVAANNARCRGLPNSFGQIACLLQDPCCNLDCADGKCNARVPYFGDFTADAGLEEFVLYLALTPIGFLMILFLLEHRAFGKLISKMKSSETVGLSDTETIDSDVVNEKRIVQQAINQREQDSNFEDENVFLAYELSKRYGKLQAVKEVNFRVMKNECFGLLGVNGAGKSTTFRMLVGEDVPTSGILIRGRNNIKINRQQYLAGIGYCPQINALIPSFNAYEHLLLFARLRGVPKAEVDSEVQLWIDKLRLNKHAKNMSKTYSGGNKRRLNIAMALIANPEMVLLDEPTAGVDPGARRSLWGVLQSCQNSGQAIILTSHSMEECEALCNRLLIMVRGQLVCVGASQQLKQRYGAGYDISIKLNPERSEEEHKKIKEKIQSSLTCELRDEHPGYLFYHILDNRTTWVKMFGIMNTLKSQHSCIEDFTVSSSTLEQLFIQFARSASGSTTVPNGVTNVLTNV
- the LOC124210858 gene encoding transmembrane protease serine 9-like, with amino-acid sequence MMALKRMVLSVIISLLDVTSSFLEADDLQECISSQRVIGGYCMPITDRPFQALLLVDNHEKCGAVIISERWIITAAHCVYGLSAKQITVAVGSSKIGGIDQLTYAIDTVVLHENFISNEVTMENDIALLRTINAIEYSSRVQPVPLNRVSPQPSDETVVSGFGVTNIDKSVTSNYLMAVGGKVIERNACRSLLKNAEPQLVLSNGSFCAGVLNGGKDSCQGDSGGPLTISNVLAGVVSWGFGCGQVMMPGIYTDVSYYFDWILENMNSAPVDEQFFLARFKMLLLLHLVLNSVGTLASGFQGLEVRIVGGQVASITNRPFQILIYRKTPKFTIPGCGGSIITRRWVVTAAHCIARVAVNETLIRAGSDDIDNDEGAVWYSVSRTVIHNEFNGIEWAMTHDIAMLMTASNIVFGPTVAPIPVRTKSPRPSTLALVSGFGVVAEGDETMSKKMRQVWVTVLDHDQCIKLLDNVTKALQVSDTHFCAAYLQGGRDACQGDSGGPITIGNSLAGIVSWGVGCAKKMVPAFYTDVSQFVPWMRNVTKKYYKPVTQ